Within Actinosynnema pretiosum, the genomic segment TAACACTCGAACGGCGTAAAGGAAAGTCTTGTGGTGATCGCCGCCGATCTGCCAAGTTGGCAGGGCTCAAGCGGGTCGGCTCCCACGCACTCCGACGACCCGCCTGGGAAACCCGCGGTGCGCACTCCCCCCGTCGAACCGCGGGCCCGCTCGGACTGATCGGACTCCCCCCAGTCCTCGTCCGCACGCAGCGGGATCGACGCGGGGCGGCTTGAGCTACTGACTCCCCCTCTCTCCAAGCCGCCCCGCGCTCCCCGCCGATCACTCACGCGCAGTAGCGCCAACCGGGTGAACGCTCACTCCTTCGGTGGCACCTGGGCCTGTTCGGCGGCCTGCCCTTCCCGATCTTCGGGAAGATCACCTGCGGACGCCCCGGAACCCGCTTCGGGATCGACCCGGCCACCGCCTGCCACCTGACCGGACCCGCGCGCCACCGCCCGCAGCCCCCGCTCCCGCCGCCGCCGCAACGCCACCAGGGCGGTCACCGGGATCGCCAGCACGACCAGGAACGGCAGGGCGGCCCCCAGCGCGGCCAGCACGAACGCCAGCGCCACGACCAGCGCGTCCCAGCCGCCGCGCAGCGCGTCCAGGAACCCCGGAGGACCGTCGTCGGGCGCGGCCTTGCCCGGCTCGGTCCGCACCACCACGGTCACCGTGGACAGCGCGACGCGCCCCTTGAGCGACTCCAGCCGCCCCTGCAGCGACTCCAGCTCGGCCTGCCGCCGGGTCAGCTCGCCCTCGATCTGCGCGATCTCGGCGGTGCTGCCCGCCCGGTCCAGCAGCGCCCTGATCCGCTCCACGGACGCCCGCTGCGCGGTCAGCCGCGCCTGCACGTCCACGACCTGCTCGGTGACGTCCTCGGTCCGCACCTCGCGCCGCTCCACCGAGGCCCCGTCCAGCCCGCCCAGCGCCCCCAGGAAGTCCTCGAACCGCTCCCCCGGCACCCGGACCACCGCCGTGCCCCGCTGGCCGGTGGAGCTCTCGCTGGCGACGAACCCGCCCCGCTCCCCGGCGGCGGCCTTGACCCGCGCCACCACGCCGTCGACGTCGCCGGACACCAGGTCCACGTCGGCCGTGCGCACCAGGTCCCGCCCGGACAGCACCTCGCCCGGCTGCTCGGGGGCCTGCTGCCCGCTCCCTGCCGAGTCCTGCCGGGCCGAGTCCTGCCGGGCCGAGTCCTGCCGGGCCGGGTCCTGCTGGGCGGGGTCCTGACGGGCCGGGTCCCGCTGGGGCGCGATCCCCTGCGCGCCGCCCTCGTCCGGAGCCACCCTCGCGGGCGCCATCGCGGGCGTCCCGCCCCCGGAGCACCCGGCCAGCAGCCCCAGCGCCACCACGCCCACCACCACGACACGTCTCACCGCGACCCCTCCCTCGAACGCTGCCGGTGGGACGGTGCGGGGTGGGCGCGGCGTTGCCGCTAGCCGGTCACGAGTCGGACACGAGGTGCCGGAACGCGCTCAGGTTCGCCAGCGGCTCGCCCCGCGAGACCCGCCACGCCCACTCCCGCCGGATCGCCGAGGCGAACCCCAGCTCCAGCAGCGGGTTGAAGTCGCCGTCCGCGGCCTCCAGCACCTGCCCGAGCACCCGGTCCAGCTCGTCCGGCGTCACCGCGTGCCGCCCGACCCGCCCGACCAGGTAGACGTCGCCCTCGCCGTCGACCGTGTAGTGCACCCCGTACAGCCGGGCGTTGCGCCGCAGCAGGAACCGGTACACCTCCTCGAACGCCTCGTCCGGCCTGCGGCACACGAACGCCTCGACCAGCACGGCGTGCCGCCCCACCACCAGCCAGCAGTTGGTGCGCAGCTTCTTCGTCCCCGGCAGCTCCACGAAGAACCGCCCCGGCTCGGGGCTCTCGTAGGCCAGCCCCCGGTCGTCCAGGGTGGACCTGATGACGGCGTCCAGCTCGGCATCGGTCGGGCTCACGCGTAGACCTCCTCCCGGAACACGTCACGAGCCTGCTCGTACGCCGCGAGCAGCGATTCGGTCGTGCGGTCCCAGGAGAACCCTCGCGCATGGCCGACCGCGTTGCCCGCCAGCTCCTGCCGCAGCCCCGGCGCGAGGGCGATCCGGGACAGCGCGTCCGCCCAGTCCGCGGTCCGGTGCCCGGCCACCAGCAGCCCGGTCACCCCGTCGCGCACGGCCACCGGCAGCCCGCCGACGGCGGCGGCCACCACGGGCGTCCCGCACGCCTGCGCCTCCAGCGCCACCAGCCCGAACGACTCGTTGTGGCTGGGCACGGCGACCGCGTCGGCCGCCCGGTACACCCGCGCGAGCGAGCCACCGCCCTGCGGCGGCAGGAACCGCACCACGTCGGCCACGCCGAGCGAGCGCGCCAGCCCGACCAGCTCGTCGGGGGTGCGCATCCCGGACCCGGACGGCCCGCCGACGACCAGCACCACCAGCCGGGACCGCAGTCCGGGGTCGCGCTCCAGCAGGGCGGCGGTGGCGCGCACGAGCACGTCCGGCGCCTTCAGCGGCTGGATGCGCCCGACGAACGCGAGCACCAGCGCGTCGGGCGCCAGGCCCAGCGAGCGCCTGGCCTCGCCGCGGTCGCCGGGGGTGAACCGGTCGAGGTCGACGCCGGGCGGCACGACCAGCACCTTGGCCGGGTCGGCCGCGTACAGCCCGGTGAGCTGGTCGGCCTCCACGTCGGTGTTGGCGATCAGCCGGTCGGCCTCGGCGACCACCTGCTCCTCGCCGATGACCCGCATCCTCGGCTCGGGCGCGTCGGAGTCGGCCAGCGCCAGGTTCTTCACCTTGGCCAGGGTGTGCGCGGTGTGCACCAGCGGCACGCCCCAGCGCTCCCGCGCCAGCCAGCCGACCTGACCGGACAGCCAGTAGTGCGAGTGGACGACGTCGTAGTGGCCCGGCTCGTGGCGGGCCTCGGCGCGCAGCACGCCCGCGGTGAACGCGCACAGCTGGCCGGGCAGCTCCTCCTTCTCCAGCCCGGAGAAGGGCCCGGCGACCACGTGCCGCACCTGCACGCCCGGCGCCAGCTCCGCGACCGGGGGCAGCTCGGACGAGGTGGCCCTGGTGAAGATCTCCACCTCGACGCCGCGCCTGGCCATCGCGGTGGCGGTCTGCACCACGTAGACGTTCATGCCGCCCGCGTCGCCGGTCCCCGGCTGCTCCAGCGGCGACGTGTGCACCGACAGCACCGCGACCCGCTTCACCGGACCACCTCCGCGACGGACGCGACCGGGTTCGCTGCTGGCTCCCGACCGAGGACAGATGTCTCCACGACCATGACCAACGCCTTGAGGGCTGCTCGACTTCCCGGTTCGTGCGCACCGTCACAGGTCTGCCCGAAAAACCCGAGGGGCCCCACCGCGACTGCGGTGGGGCCCCTCTCGGAAGGTCTGGCGCTCAGCGGGCCGGGCGGATCAGCGGGCCCGCCGAACCCGCGCGGTTCACAGCGCCGACATGGTCTGCCACTGCGACCACGGGATCTGCCAGTCGTACCAGTCGAACTGCGGCGGCAGCGTGTGGCTGGCGCCGGTGACCTCCACCGGGTCGCCGACCAGCGCCGAGTCGTAGTAGTCCTTCGCGTCGGCCTCGGACAGGTTCGCGCAGCCGTGCGAGGTGTTGTTCTTGCCGATGTTGGCGAGGTTGTCGTTGTTCTCGTGGATGAACTCGCCGTGGTTCGAGAACCGCACGGCCCACTTCTTGAGCACGTTGGTGTAGCCGTAGCGCGGGTTGTCGAAGCTGAACTGCGGGTCCTTCTGCATGACCACGAACGTGCCGTTCGGCGTGTTCAGGTCCGGCTCGTCGTCCTTGCCGAAGGAGGCCGGGTAGCTCTTCACGGTCTGCCCGTCGCGCTGCACCACGAGCTGGTGCGACGGGGTGTCGATCTTCACGACCTGGTTGCGGCCGATGGTGAAGTCGCTGGTCACGTCGGCCCGGCCGTACGCGCCGCCGCCGTAGGCCACGCCGTACAGCTTCGCCTCGACGCGGATCTTCGTGTTCGCGGGCCAGTAGTTCTCCGGCCGGTAGTGCACCTCGCGGGCGTTGAGCCACGCCCAGGAGCCCTGCACGTTCGCGCTGTTGGTGACGGTCAGCGCCTTCTCGACGGTCGCCTTGTCCTGCACGTCCGCGTCGAACTCGACCTTGATCGGCACCGCGACGCCCATGACCTGGTCGTCGCCGGGGAACAGCGTGGCGCGGACCTGGCTGGCGGGCGCGAGCGTGGTGAACGAGCCGGTCAGCTCGACCGGCTTGCCGTCCGACCCGGTGGCCTTGCCGGAGTAGCTGTACTGCTTGCCGAAGCCCAGCGGCTCGGTGCTCGCCCAGCTCTTCCTGTCCTCGGCGAGCGCGCCCTGGACGGACTGGCCCTCCGGGTTGGTGACGGCGACCTGGTCGATCGCCCCGTCCTGCACCTCGACCTTGACCGGCGAGTTCACCGGCACGTCCTTCGCCCCGTCGGCGGGGTTCGCGGTGAGCTTCGCGACCGGCGGGGCGTCCCCGCCGACCGGAGAGGGGCTCCCCTGCTCCACGTTCGACGAGCACCCGACCAGCAGCGCGCCGCCCACGAGCAGCGCGGCCAACTTCTTTCGCACGTTTCCGACCTCCCACCGACAAGGACGTCCCAGAACCCCGGCAAGTGCAGGTGACCTGCGCCACAGGACGGGGTCCACCGCGGGATCGACCTAGGATCGCGGTGTGAACCGTCCTACCGCAGTAGTCACCGGGGCCAGCGCGGGAATCGGCGAGGCCACCGCCCGCAGGCTGGCCGCCGAGGGCTTCCACGTCGTGCTCGGCGCCCGGCGACTGGAACTGGTCCAGAGTATCGCGGCCGAGGTGGACGGCACGGCGATCGAGCTGGACGTGACGGACGCCGCGTCCGTCGCGGCCCTGGCCGAGGCCGTGCCCGAGGTCCGCGTGCTGGTCAACAACGCGGGCGGCGCCCGCGGGCTGAGCAGCGTCGCCGAGGCCGACGAGGAGCAGTGGCGCTGGATGTGGGAGACCAACGTGCTCGGCACGCTCCGGGTCACCAAGGCGCTGCTGCCCAAGCTGATCGCCTCCGGCGACGGGCACGTCGTCACGGTGACCTCGATCGCCGCGCTGGAGGCCTACGACAACGGCTCCGGCTACACCTCGGCCAAGCACGCGCAGTCCGCGGTGCACCGCACGCTGCGCGGCGAACTGCTCGGCGAGCCGGTCCGGATCACCGAGGTCCTGCCGGGCATGGTCGAGACGGACTTCTCCGTCAACCGGTTCGACGGGGACGCCGAGCGCGCCGCCGCCGTCTACCGGGGCCTGACCCCGCTCACCGCCGACGACGTCGCCGACACCATCGCGTTCGCGGTGACCAGGCCCTCGCACGTCAACCTGGACACCATCGTGCTCAAGCCCCGCGCCCAAGCGTCCGCGAGCCGAGCCCACCGGGCGTGAGCAGGTAGACGTCGAGCTGGTCCAGCACCGGCCCGACCGGGTTGGCGAACGACCGGTGCGGGCTGCCCGCGCAGTAGAGCCCGACCACGTGGTTCTCCTCGTCGAGCAGCACCGCGCCGGAGTCGCCGTGGTCGCCGAACCCCGGCGTCTCCACCCGGATCTGGTCGTGCAGGGTCCGCACGCCGATGCCCGCGCCGTAGTCGAGCCGGATGACCGCGTCGGTGGACGCGACCACGCCCGCGGTGATCCCGGTGGTGCGCCCGCGCTTGCGCACCGGCGCGCCCACGCGGGCGTCCGCCGCGCCGAGCACCGGGCCGAGGCCGACCACCTCGGGCGAGGTGTGCCTGGCGTGCAGCAGCAGCGCCGCCGCGTCGACCCGGCTGGACAGGGCGGCGCGCGCGAGCGTGGCGATCCGGTCGCGCACCGGGTGGCCCCCGTCCACCCTGGACGGGTGCACCATCGGGTCGCCGACCTCCCACGCGTCGTCCACGCAGGCCACGTGGAACGCGGTCAGCGCCATGGGCCGGTGCGTCCCCCTGGCCCGCACGAGCGCGCCGAGGGTGCCCGCGACGAGGTAGTCGTCGGCCCTGGGCACGTCGGGCGGCACGAAGCGCACCGAGCGGCTGGGTCCGACGCCGATGCCCCCGAGCACGCGGCCGTGCCGCTCGGCCCCGCTCCCGCCCTGCGGCGAGGCCAGGGTGTGGTGCGGCGCGAACGAGTCCTGCACGACGTCCGTGGGGACGCCGAGCACGTCCGGCGGGATGGTGTGGCGTCCCGCGGCGCCCTTCTCGCGGACGTAGACGACGATCGCCAGCCGCCCAGTCGGCTCGCCGCCGACGACCTTCTCCCCGATGTCCACACCGACCACACCGGGCCTGCGCAGGAAGTCGTCCTCGACCAGCCTCTTGAGCGGCCTGACCGCCGCCCTCCCGTAGTCCGGATGGTCCATGACGACCTCCGTGTAACGCTCCTACCACCATGAAACGCGCTGGGTGAGGATTCGTCACACGGAGTCACCCATTCGGCCTTCACCACGTGGAGGCGAGCGGAACCCCTTGCCGGGCAACGGTTCCACCCCCGGCAATCACCAGGCCTACCCCCGGTCACCCGAGGTCAACCCGCGCGTCGCCGGGTCAGAGCGAACAGCCCACCATGACCGGTTCCGGGTGCAGCTCCACGCCGAACGCGCCGCGCACCCCGTCCCGGACCTCCCTGGCGAGGTCGAGCAGGTCCTCGGTGGCCGCGCCGCCCCGGTTGGTCAGGGCGAGGGTGTGCTTGCTGGACAGCGCGACCCGCCCGCCGGGACCCCGGTGGCCCTTGGCGAAGCCCGCGCGCTCGATCAGCCAGGCGGCGGACAGCTTGCGGTGGCCGGAGGTCGCCGGGTAGGTCGGCACGGCCACGTCGTCGCCGAGGCGCTCGGCGATGCGGATCAGCACCCCGCCGAGGGTGGTCTCGTCGAGCAGCGGGTTGGTGAAGAACGAGCCTGCGCTCCACGTGTCGTGGTCGGCGGCGTCGAGCACCATGCCCTTGCCCCTGCGCAGCTCCAGCACGGCCTTGCGGGCGGCGTCGGCGGGCACCCGGTCGCCCTGCTCGACGCCGAGGACGCGGGCCAGCTCGCCGTAGCGGATCGGCGCGGACTGGCCGCCGGAGGTGAGCGCGAAGCGGGCCCGCAGCACGACGGCGCGGTCGGTTCCCTTGAGGACCGAGGTCCGGTAGGCCAGGCCCAGCGCCTCGGCGGGCACCTGGTTGACCCGGCCGGTGGCCCGGTCCAGCAGGTCGACCGAGGTCAGCACCTGCGACACCTCGACGCCGTACGCGCCGACGTTCTGCACCGGGGTCGCGCCGACCTGGCCGGGGATGCCGGACAGGCACTCCAGCCCGCCCAGGCCCTGCGAGACGGCGTCGGCGACGACCGAGTCCCAGTCCTCGCCCGCCTCCACGGTGAACTGGACGAGCCCGTCGCCGAGCGGGTCGACGCGGCGGCCGGTGGTGCCCACCTGGATCGCGGTGCCGGGAAAACCCTCGTCCGCGACGACCAGGTTCGATCCCCCGCCGAGCAGGAGCACGGGGTCGCCGGTAGCGTCCGCGGCGCGGACGGCGTCGACGAGCTCGGCGGCGGTGGTGGCGCGCAGGAAGCGCGCGGGCGGGCCACCGAGCCGCAGTGTGGTGCACTCGGCGAGCGGCACGCGACCGCGCTCCTGGGCACTGGACGACAGCGGGGTGGTCACAGGGGTAAACGGTAGCCTCCGCGACATGGCACGCCGCATCGAGCACCTGACCGAGACGACTTGGCCCGCCGCCGACGTGTACGCGGCGCTGGTCGACGAGTCGTACCTGCGCGCCCGCCTGGAGGTGCTCGGCGGCTCCGGCGCCGCCCTGCTCAGCCACGCGGTGACCGCCACGGGCGTCGCCTACGAGCTGCGCCAGGGCGTCTCGTCGGCCGACCTGCCGCCCATCGCGAGCAAGGTCCTGGGCGGTGACCTGGTCATCACGCGCGCGGAGTCGTGGACGGAGGCCGG encodes:
- a CDS encoding DUF4349 domain-containing protein; translation: MRRVVVVGVVALGLLAGCSGGGTPAMAPARVAPDEGGAQGIAPQRDPARQDPAQQDPARQDSARQDSARQDSAGSGQQAPEQPGEVLSGRDLVRTADVDLVSGDVDGVVARVKAAAGERGGFVASESSTGQRGTAVVRVPGERFEDFLGALGGLDGASVERREVRTEDVTEQVVDVQARLTAQRASVERIRALLDRAGSTAEIAQIEGELTRRQAELESLQGRLESLKGRVALSTVTVVVRTEPGKAAPDDGPPGFLDALRGGWDALVVALAFVLAALGAALPFLVVLAIPVTALVALRRRRERGLRAVARGSGQVAGGGRVDPEAGSGASAGDLPEDREGQAAEQAQVPPKE
- a CDS encoding type III secretion system chaperone family protein; protein product: MSPTDAELDAVIRSTLDDRGLAYESPEPGRFFVELPGTKKLRTNCWLVVGRHAVLVEAFVCRRPDEAFEEVYRFLLRRNARLYGVHYTVDGEGDVYLVGRVGRHAVTPDELDRVLGQVLEAADGDFNPLLELGFASAIRREWAWRVSRGEPLANLSAFRHLVSDS
- the mshA gene encoding D-inositol-3-phosphate glycosyltransferase, with the translated sequence MKRVAVLSVHTSPLEQPGTGDAGGMNVYVVQTATAMARRGVEVEIFTRATSSELPPVAELAPGVQVRHVVAGPFSGLEKEELPGQLCAFTAGVLRAEARHEPGHYDVVHSHYWLSGQVGWLARERWGVPLVHTAHTLAKVKNLALADSDAPEPRMRVIGEEQVVAEADRLIANTDVEADQLTGLYAADPAKVLVVPPGVDLDRFTPGDRGEARRSLGLAPDALVLAFVGRIQPLKAPDVLVRATAALLERDPGLRSRLVVLVVGGPSGSGMRTPDELVGLARSLGVADVVRFLPPQGGGSLARVYRAADAVAVPSHNESFGLVALEAQACGTPVVAAAVGGLPVAVRDGVTGLLVAGHRTADWADALSRIALAPGLRQELAGNAVGHARGFSWDRTTESLLAAYEQARDVFREEVYA
- a CDS encoding L,D-transpeptidase, encoding MRKKLAALLVGGALLVGCSSNVEQGSPSPVGGDAPPVAKLTANPADGAKDVPVNSPVKVEVQDGAIDQVAVTNPEGQSVQGALAEDRKSWASTEPLGFGKQYSYSGKATGSDGKPVELTGSFTTLAPASQVRATLFPGDDQVMGVAVPIKVEFDADVQDKATVEKALTVTNSANVQGSWAWLNAREVHYRPENYWPANTKIRVEAKLYGVAYGGGAYGRADVTSDFTIGRNQVVKIDTPSHQLVVQRDGQTVKSYPASFGKDDEPDLNTPNGTFVVMQKDPQFSFDNPRYGYTNVLKKWAVRFSNHGEFIHENNDNLANIGKNNTSHGCANLSEADAKDYYDSALVGDPVEVTGASHTLPPQFDWYDWQIPWSQWQTMSAL
- a CDS encoding SDR family NAD(P)-dependent oxidoreductase — its product is MNRPTAVVTGASAGIGEATARRLAAEGFHVVLGARRLELVQSIAAEVDGTAIELDVTDAASVAALAEAVPEVRVLVNNAGGARGLSSVAEADEEQWRWMWETNVLGTLRVTKALLPKLIASGDGHVVTVTSIAALEAYDNGSGYTSAKHAQSAVHRTLRGELLGEPVRITEVLPGMVETDFSVNRFDGDAERAAAVYRGLTPLTADDVADTIAFAVTRPSHVNLDTIVLKPRAQASASRAHRA
- a CDS encoding chymotrypsin family serine protease — encoded protein: MDHPDYGRAAVRPLKRLVEDDFLRRPGVVGVDIGEKVVGGEPTGRLAIVVYVREKGAAGRHTIPPDVLGVPTDVVQDSFAPHHTLASPQGGSGAERHGRVLGGIGVGPSRSVRFVPPDVPRADDYLVAGTLGALVRARGTHRPMALTAFHVACVDDAWEVGDPMVHPSRVDGGHPVRDRIATLARAALSSRVDAAALLLHARHTSPEVVGLGPVLGAADARVGAPVRKRGRTTGITAGVVASTDAVIRLDYGAGIGVRTLHDQIRVETPGFGDHGDSGAVLLDEENHVVGLYCAGSPHRSFANPVGPVLDQLDVYLLTPGGLGSRTLGRGA
- a CDS encoding UDP-N-acetylmuramate dehydrogenase, translating into MSRRLPFTPVTTPLSSSAQERGRVPLAECTTLRLGGPPARFLRATTAAELVDAVRAADATGDPVLLLGGGSNLVVADEGFPGTAIQVGTTGRRVDPLGDGLVQFTVEAGEDWDSVVADAVSQGLGGLECLSGIPGQVGATPVQNVGAYGVEVSQVLTSVDLLDRATGRVNQVPAEALGLAYRTSVLKGTDRAVVLRARFALTSGGQSAPIRYGELARVLGVEQGDRVPADAARKAVLELRRGKGMVLDAADHDTWSAGSFFTNPLLDETTLGGVLIRIAERLGDDVAVPTYPATSGHRKLSAAWLIERAGFAKGHRGPGGRVALSSKHTLALTNRGGAATEDLLDLAREVRDGVRGAFGVELHPEPVMVGCSL
- a CDS encoding DUF2505 domain-containing protein — translated: MARRIEHLTETTWPAADVYAALVDESYLRARLEVLGGSGAALLSHAVTATGVAYELRQGVSSADLPPIASKVLGGDLVITRAESWTEAGYTCTSRVDITGVPGELDGAMTVADKPGGGSTITLTGQVKVKIPLVGGKVEEMVVEQVAKLLDKETEFTSQWLARRG